TGAACGGCGCGCCGCTCGACCCGCGGTCGGTCGCCGTGTCGACGGACTTCTACGCCGTGGTGACGGTCACGAACACCAGCGGCTACGAGCGTTACGCCGACCTGGCCCTGACGCACATCGTCCCGGCAGGCTGGGAGATCACCTCCGAACGGGACCTTTCGACGGTCACCTACCAGGACATCCGCGACGACCGGGTTTTGAGCTACTTCGACCTCCGGAGCGGCGAAAGCAAGGAGATCCCGATCAAACTCACGGCGACCTACAAGGGCCGCTACTACCTCCCCTCGGTCTGCTGCGAGGCGATGTACGACAACTCGGTGCGGGCGCTCCGGAAGGGCGAATGGGTCGAGGTCGTCGGGCAGACGCCGGCCGGAAACTGAACGACACGGCCCTGAAATAACGGAACATCCCCGTAATGGTTCCGAAGTTCCGGGGATAAAAAACAGAGGTATAAAAAAGTGTAAAGCAAAAGATAATCAAATAATTATACACTTTTCTTCAGTACCTTTGTTTTAGAAAAAAAGTAGAATAAGGTAATGTTAAACGAGGTTTCGGTTTCCAAATCGTTACCTCGTTTCTTTCGCTCTATTATTCATAGAAACGTGATTTTCAGTTTCTTGCATCGTTATTCATCTTGACATACGACTCTGCTGAAATTATTTTTGCAACCCTAAAAAGCAGAGTTTATGCGCAGCACGTTCAAGGTTCTGTTCTACCTTAAAAGGAACAAAGACAAAGATCAGAAAGTCGTCCCTGTCATGGGTCGCATCACGGTCAACGGTAGCATCGCCCAGTTCAGCGCGAAGCTCTCCGTTCCGGAGATGCTTTGGGAGGTCAGCGGCGGCCGCGCCAAAGGCCGCAGTCTCGAAGCGGATCGCATCAACCGTCATCTGGACAACATCCGCACCCAGATCGGCAAGCACTATCAGGATATCTGCGACCGGGAGTCATACGTTACGGCCGAAAAGGTCAAGAATGCCTATCTCGGCTTCGGAGAGAAATACCGGCTGCTTCTCGAAGCGTTCGAGAAATTCACCGGCGACCTCAAGAAACGTGTCGGCATCGACCGCTGCCACGGTACATGGAACCGCTACTATAAATCCATCGACCATCTGCGGACTTTCATGCGTAAGGAGTATAACGTGAGCGATATGCCGTTGGCGGAGTTGGAACAGTCGTTCATCGAGCAATACCACGTCTACCTTAAATCCGATCTGGGGCTCAAGCCTACGACCGTCAGCGGTTATCTCAAATGCCTGAAATACGTTGTCAAAATCGCGTTCAACAACGGCTGGATGCCTCGCAACCCCTTTTCCCTCTATCAATATACGGCTCCGAATCCGGAACGTAGTTTTTTAACGGAAGATGAACTCCGGCGTATGATGACTACCGAGCTGCGGTATAAGCGTCAGGACTATAACCGCGATATGTTCCTGTTCTCCTGCT
This Alistipes shahii WAL 8301 DNA region includes the following protein-coding sequences:
- a CDS encoding site-specific integrase, with the protein product MRSTFKVLFYLKRNKDKDQKVVPVMGRITVNGSIAQFSAKLSVPEMLWEVSGGRAKGRSLEADRINRHLDNIRTQIGKHYQDICDRESYVTAEKVKNAYLGFGEKYRLLLEAFEKFTGDLKKRVGIDRCHGTWNRYYKSIDHLRTFMRKEYNVSDMPLAELEQSFIEQYHVYLKSDLGLKPTTVSGYLKCLKYVVKIAFNNGWMPRNPFSLYQYTAPNPERSFLTEDELRRMMTTELRYKRQDYNRDMFLFSCFTGICYADMASLTYDRIEQDAQGEWWISGNRQKTETKYVVKLLPYALFILNKYRGLTGDGRVFAMSTLDSIDDSLKNIARECGIDKQLSFHLARHTYATTICLSNGVSLETLSKMLGHKNITTTQIYAKVTPPMIDREVTMLREKLATKFSV